In the genome of Qipengyuania seohaensis, one region contains:
- the lexA gene encoding transcriptional repressor LexA codes for MLTAKQHELIRFIQQKLEDTGISPSFEEMKEALDLKSKSGVHRLISALEERGFIRRLPNRARALEVIKLPEDAVTGSNAAAPSVAPAANDAIIAPHAAKAVAPSPANDIIEVPLHGRIAAGAPIEAIEGQSSMPVPAALLGPGDHYALEVSGDSMIEAGIFDGDFALVRRADSARDGEIVVALVDNEEATLKYLRKEGPMIRLDPANGAYDPQIYEAGRVQVQGKLAGLLRRYH; via the coding sequence ATGCTGACCGCAAAGCAGCATGAACTGATCCGCTTCATCCAGCAAAAACTGGAAGACACCGGAATTTCGCCTTCATTCGAAGAAATGAAGGAAGCGCTCGACCTCAAGAGCAAGTCGGGAGTTCACCGGTTGATCTCGGCACTGGAAGAACGCGGCTTCATCCGTCGCTTGCCGAACCGGGCACGCGCTCTCGAAGTGATCAAGCTGCCGGAAGATGCGGTGACCGGGTCGAATGCTGCGGCCCCATCCGTCGCTCCTGCGGCGAACGACGCAATCATCGCTCCGCATGCCGCAAAGGCAGTCGCTCCCTCGCCCGCGAACGATATCATCGAAGTCCCGCTGCACGGACGCATCGCTGCCGGCGCCCCGATCGAAGCGATCGAGGGCCAGTCGAGCATGCCTGTCCCTGCGGCACTGCTCGGCCCGGGCGATCATTACGCGCTCGAAGTATCGGGCGATTCGATGATCGAAGCCGGCATTTTCGACGGCGACTTCGCCCTCGTCCGCAGGGCCGACTCGGCTCGCGATGGCGAGATCGTGGTCGCATTGGTCGATAACGAAGAAGCGACTCTCAAATACCTGCGCAAGGAAGGGCCGATGATCCGGCTCGACCCGGCCAATGGTGCCTATGACCCGCAAATCTACGAAGCTGGCCGTGTCCAGGTGCAGGGCAAGCTCGCTGGCCTCCTGCGCCGTTACCACTGA
- the moaC gene encoding cyclic pyranopterin monophosphate synthase MoaC — MSKLTHLDEDGAAHMVDVSGKQVTRRSATAEGRILMTSDALVAITQGDLPKGDAIAAARIAGIMAAKKTGELIPLCHPLGLEAVKIEFHPEDDAIRVVATASLNGKTGVEMEALTAASVALLTLYDMGKALDKAMRIDGIRLIAKTGGKSGDWYARD; from the coding sequence ATGAGCAAGCTTACGCACCTCGACGAGGATGGCGCGGCGCACATGGTCGACGTGTCGGGGAAACAGGTCACACGGCGCTCCGCCACTGCGGAAGGCCGTATCCTCATGACATCCGATGCCCTTGTCGCGATCACTCAAGGCGATTTGCCCAAGGGCGACGCGATTGCCGCGGCCCGCATCGCAGGGATCATGGCGGCCAAGAAGACCGGCGAGCTGATCCCATTGTGTCATCCGCTCGGCCTCGAAGCTGTGAAAATCGAGTTCCACCCAGAAGACGATGCCATACGAGTCGTTGCCACAGCCTCGCTGAACGGCAAGACCGGTGTGGAGATGGAGGCGCTGACCGCCGCGAGTGTTGCCTTGCTCACCCTATACGACATGGGCAAGGCGCTCGATAAAGCGATGCGTATCGATGGTATCCGCCTCATCGCCAAGACCGGCGGCAAGTCCGGGGACTGGTACGCCCGGGACTGA
- the trpC gene encoding indole-3-glycerol phosphate synthase TrpC yields the protein MNKLDEICATKREEVAARRKTATLDELDGRAAGQTEPRGFMKALETAQRSGFGLIAEIKKASPSKGLIRDDFAPADHARAYAAGGASCLSVLTDAPYFQGHEEYLIEARAACDLPVLRKDFMVDPWQVAEARALGADAILIIVAALEDGAMAEIEAAAIERGMDVLVEVHDEEELARASSLQSRLLGVNNRNLKTFETDLATTERLASLAPKDALLVGESGIFTHADCLRLSASGVNSFLVGESLMRQTDVEQATRLLLHGPQAAEA from the coding sequence ATGAACAAGCTCGACGAAATTTGCGCTACGAAGCGCGAAGAAGTCGCGGCGCGGCGCAAGACCGCGACGCTCGACGAACTAGACGGCCGCGCGGCCGGGCAGACAGAGCCGCGCGGGTTCATGAAAGCGCTCGAAACAGCTCAGCGATCGGGTTTCGGCTTGATCGCGGAAATCAAGAAAGCTTCACCCTCCAAGGGATTGATCCGAGACGATTTCGCACCCGCCGACCATGCGCGCGCTTACGCCGCCGGAGGGGCGAGTTGCCTGTCGGTGCTGACCGACGCGCCTTATTTCCAGGGACACGAGGAGTATCTGATCGAGGCGCGCGCAGCATGCGACCTACCTGTGCTGCGCAAAGACTTCATGGTCGACCCCTGGCAGGTTGCCGAGGCCCGCGCACTTGGGGCCGACGCTATTCTCATCATCGTGGCCGCACTGGAAGACGGCGCGATGGCCGAGATCGAAGCTGCGGCCATCGAGCGCGGCATGGATGTCCTGGTCGAGGTACATGACGAGGAAGAGCTTGCCCGCGCGAGCAGCCTCCAATCGCGCCTGCTTGGCGTCAACAATCGTAATCTGAAGACCTTCGAGACCGATCTCGCCACGACCGAACGGCTTGCTTCACTGGCCCCGAAGGATGCTCTACTCGTCGGTGAAAGCGGCATTTTCACGCACGCCGACTGCCTCCGCCTGTCCGCATCCGGCGTGAACAGCTTCCTCGTCGGGGAAAGCCTCATGCGGCAGACCGATGTCGAACAGGCAACCCGCCTCCTGCTCCATGGCCCGCAAGCGGCCGAGGCATGA
- the trpD gene encoding anthranilate phosphoribosyltransferase: MKQLPSADTHLDAAQSEEVFGWILDGETSDEEIARFLVDMSARSETAEEIAGAARALRARLIPIEAPEGTVDCCGTGGDGHHTLNVSTAVSLVVASCGVPVAKHGNRAASSKSGAADTLEALGLDMDAVGRTAEKTLEKLGICFLFAKNHHPAMGRIQPIRQKLGVRTIFNLMGPLSNPAGVKRQLIGIARPAYVPIYARAKATLGTERSFIVSGDEGLDELSLAGGNELADVRDHDFEMRRVVAVQANLAHAPVEAIRGGDPLHNAKALEALLFGTPGAYRDAVLFNAAATLIVAGKSDDWTEAAEFAAEAIDSGRARKLLTDWIALAQ; encoded by the coding sequence ATGAAACAGCTCCCCTCTGCAGACACCCATCTCGATGCGGCCCAATCGGAAGAGGTTTTCGGCTGGATCCTCGATGGCGAAACCAGCGACGAGGAGATTGCCAGGTTTCTCGTCGACATGTCTGCGCGCAGCGAAACCGCAGAGGAGATCGCCGGCGCTGCGAGGGCCCTGCGCGCACGGCTGATCCCGATCGAAGCACCCGAAGGTACTGTCGACTGCTGCGGCACTGGCGGTGACGGCCACCACACGCTCAACGTATCGACCGCGGTCAGTCTCGTCGTCGCATCCTGCGGCGTTCCTGTCGCCAAGCATGGCAACCGTGCAGCAAGCTCCAAATCGGGTGCGGCAGACACGCTGGAGGCTCTCGGCCTCGACATGGACGCAGTGGGTCGCACTGCAGAAAAGACGCTCGAGAAGCTGGGCATCTGCTTCCTGTTCGCCAAGAACCATCACCCCGCCATGGGACGCATCCAGCCCATCCGCCAGAAACTTGGCGTTCGCACGATCTTCAACCTGATGGGGCCCTTGTCCAATCCGGCAGGCGTGAAACGCCAGCTCATCGGCATCGCCCGCCCCGCTTATGTCCCGATTTATGCACGGGCCAAGGCTACTCTCGGAACGGAACGCAGCTTCATCGTATCCGGTGATGAAGGGCTCGATGAACTGTCACTCGCGGGCGGTAACGAACTTGCCGACGTACGCGACCACGATTTCGAGATGCGCCGGGTCGTCGCGGTGCAGGCCAATCTTGCCCACGCTCCCGTCGAGGCCATTCGCGGGGGAGATCCGCTGCACAACGCAAAGGCTCTGGAAGCACTGCTGTTTGGGACACCTGGCGCCTATCGCGATGCGGTGCTCTTCAATGCCGCCGCTACCCTGATCGTGGCGGGAAAATCGGACGACTGGACAGAAGCCGCCGAATTCGCAGCCGAGGCAATCGACAGCGGCCGTGCCCGCAAGCTCCTGACCGACTGGATTGCACTGGCGCAATGA
- a CDS encoding anthranilate synthase component II → MTENRSILVVDNYDSFTFNLVHYLMELGAEVEVVRNDAITASQALDRGAAGFLISPGPCTPNEAGVSLDLVAAAAGAGTPLLGVCLGHQAIGQHFGGKVVRGGLMHGKTSPVTHDATGVFEGLPSPFLATRYHSLVVEDIPDTLLANAHSETPGLDGSSVMGFRHRDLPIHGVQFHPESIATEHGHALLANFLKICGIPAKVPA, encoded by the coding sequence ATGACCGAAAACCGATCCATCCTCGTCGTCGACAATTACGACAGCTTCACCTTCAACCTGGTCCATTACCTCATGGAACTGGGCGCCGAGGTGGAGGTGGTCCGCAATGATGCGATTACCGCTTCGCAGGCGCTGGACCGCGGTGCTGCGGGCTTCCTGATCTCTCCGGGGCCATGTACGCCCAACGAGGCGGGCGTCAGTCTCGATCTGGTGGCTGCTGCGGCCGGTGCCGGTACCCCGCTTTTGGGAGTATGCCTGGGCCATCAGGCAATCGGGCAGCACTTCGGGGGCAAGGTCGTTCGCGGCGGCTTGATGCACGGCAAGACCAGCCCGGTCACTCACGATGCGACCGGCGTTTTCGAAGGCCTGCCTTCGCCGTTCCTCGCGACCCGCTACCACTCGCTCGTGGTCGAAGATATTCCTGATACCCTGCTGGCCAACGCGCATAGCGAAACCCCGGGTCTCGACGGCAGCAGCGTCATGGGCTTCCGCCATCGAGACCTGCCGATCCACGGTGTCCAGTTCCACCCCGAAAGCATCGCGACAGAGCACGGACACGCCTTGCTCGCAAATTTCCTCAAGATTTGCGGTATTCCCGCGAAGGTTCCGGCATGA
- the pip gene encoding prolyl aminopeptidase, with the protein MTNDLRTLYPEIEPYETGMLDVGEGHSLYYERVGTPGAKPAVFLHGGPGGGMSPDHRRQWDPELYDVLLFDQRGCGKSLPFAEIENNDTWRIVEDIERLREMCGHEKWQAFGGSWGSTLALAYAQKYPERVSELVLRGVFLARAEEKGWLYSYGASEIMAEAWDDFISIIPEDERGDLVKAYYARLTSDDENTRLTAAKAWSIWEGQVATLLPNSDLLDSFADASKALPFARICARYFLNDFYLEEAQLLRDVGKIAGIPGIIVQGRHDICTPPTSAWALKKAWPEAKLHIVHDAGHSASEPGIVDGLVRATDTLAGKQA; encoded by the coding sequence ATGACGAATGATTTGCGGACCCTCTATCCGGAGATCGAACCCTACGAGACCGGAATGCTCGACGTGGGCGAAGGCCATTCGCTGTATTACGAACGCGTTGGCACACCCGGTGCAAAGCCTGCTGTTTTCCTGCACGGTGGCCCGGGTGGCGGGATGAGCCCCGACCATCGCCGCCAGTGGGACCCCGAACTCTACGACGTCCTGCTGTTCGACCAGCGCGGGTGCGGGAAATCGCTGCCCTTCGCCGAGATCGAAAACAACGACACCTGGCGCATCGTCGAGGATATCGAACGCCTCCGCGAAATGTGCGGCCACGAGAAATGGCAGGCGTTCGGCGGCAGCTGGGGCTCGACACTGGCGCTTGCCTATGCGCAGAAATATCCCGAGCGCGTCAGCGAGCTGGTCTTGCGCGGCGTCTTTCTCGCCCGCGCCGAAGAAAAAGGCTGGCTCTATAGCTACGGCGCGAGCGAGATCATGGCCGAAGCCTGGGACGATTTTATCTCGATCATCCCGGAAGACGAGCGCGGCGACCTGGTGAAAGCCTACTACGCGCGCCTTACGAGCGATGACGAGAACACCAGGCTGACGGCAGCCAAAGCGTGGTCGATCTGGGAAGGACAGGTGGCAACGCTGCTGCCCAACTCCGACCTACTCGACAGCTTTGCCGACGCCTCGAAGGCACTGCCTTTCGCTCGCATCTGCGCACGATATTTCCTCAACGATTTCTACTTGGAGGAAGCGCAATTGCTCCGCGATGTCGGCAAGATCGCCGGGATACCCGGGATCATCGTTCAGGGCCGCCACGACATCTGCACCCCGCCGACCAGCGCATGGGCGTTGAAGAAGGCATGGCCGGAAGCAAAGCTGCACATCGTTCACGATGCAGGGCACAGCGCCAGCGAACCTGGCATCGTCGACGGGCTTGTGCGCGCGACGGATACGCTCGCCGGCAAGCAGGCCTGA
- a CDS encoding phosphodiester glycosidase family protein, whose translation MKYLLVALPALILSSCEPPPAGEPVTRTRIDGQPGASPSASASPSETPSVASEVESACRSIIFEDTSLTHCLAVPSRHRIAMTLGPDGGEPYRSLSAYSKDRGEDGLAFAMNAGMYDDDGRPIGYFVVDSQRLKTLNTADGEGNFHMKPNGVFFGTGDKWEIRTTEDFLANVSDRPEFGTQSGPMLVIDGKIHPEITQDGPSRYVRNGVGVDERGRAHFVISNAPLSFGKLARFFRDELNATDALFLDGNVSALWNPATERLDTGAPIGPIVVVERKDTSDDE comes from the coding sequence ATGAAATACCTTCTGGTCGCACTCCCAGCCCTGATCCTTTCCTCTTGCGAGCCGCCTCCTGCCGGTGAGCCGGTGACGCGCACGCGGATCGACGGCCAGCCCGGAGCATCACCTTCTGCATCGGCCTCACCATCGGAGACGCCGTCCGTCGCCTCGGAAGTCGAGAGCGCGTGCCGTTCGATCATCTTCGAGGACACGTCGCTTACGCACTGCCTTGCGGTGCCATCTCGCCACCGGATCGCAATGACCCTGGGGCCAGATGGCGGCGAGCCCTATCGTAGCCTTTCAGCCTACTCGAAAGATCGCGGTGAAGATGGCCTCGCATTCGCGATGAATGCCGGAATGTACGACGATGACGGCCGCCCGATTGGATACTTCGTGGTCGATTCCCAGCGCCTGAAAACGCTCAACACGGCGGACGGGGAAGGCAATTTCCACATGAAGCCGAACGGCGTCTTCTTCGGCACCGGCGACAAATGGGAAATCCGCACCACCGAGGACTTCCTGGCCAATGTGTCCGATCGCCCTGAATTCGGCACCCAGTCGGGACCGATGCTGGTCATCGATGGCAAGATCCATCCGGAAATCACGCAAGACGGGCCCTCGCGATATGTTCGCAACGGCGTCGGTGTCGACGAGCGTGGCCGAGCGCATTTCGTTATTTCAAATGCCCCGCTTTCGTTCGGGAAGCTGGCCCGCTTCTTCAGGGACGAGTTGAACGCGACCGATGCCCTGTTCCTCGACGGGAATGTGTCGGCGCTTTGGAACCCCGCTACCGAGCGGCTCGACACCGGCGCACCGATCGGTCCGATCGTGGTCGTCGAGAGGAAGGATACATCGGATGACGAATGA
- a CDS encoding anthranilate synthase component I family protein translates to MANHLEGTERARTELEAGRPSLVWRKVVADTVTPVGAALNLMEDGRGDFLLESVEGGEVRGRYSLLGLDPDLVFRAEGEYAAINRAWQQDRAKFDACEAPTLGALRELLGECRFDVPEELPPALACLVGYFGYETIGLVEKLPQAKSAPLEVPDMLFVRPTLILIFDNLSDQLFCIAPLWPGKADHDVLLSRAADRIDTALARLGGATAPARTDPGSLPDIEPQPTMAAHDYEAMVVRAKEYIAAGDIFQVVLSQRFTAPFPLPPIALYRSLRRVNPSPFLYFLDMPGFAIVGSSPEILVRVRDDEVTIRPIAGTRPRGATPALDREAEASLLADPKELAEHLMLLDLGRNDVGRVAESGTVTVTDSYTVERYSHVMHIVSNVTGKLDSRFDALDAMFAGFPAGTVSGAPKVRACEIIAELEPAKRGAYAGGVGYFAPDGTLDSCIVLRTAVVQDGTMHVQAGAGIVADSNPSYEQRECEAKAGALFAAARDAIRLAKEPGYGQ, encoded by the coding sequence TTGGCGAACCATCTCGAGGGAACCGAACGCGCCCGGACAGAGCTCGAAGCCGGTCGCCCTTCTCTCGTCTGGCGCAAGGTCGTTGCCGATACGGTGACTCCGGTAGGCGCTGCGCTTAACCTCATGGAGGACGGACGCGGCGACTTCCTGCTCGAGTCTGTCGAAGGCGGAGAAGTTCGAGGGCGCTACAGTCTGCTTGGCCTCGACCCGGATCTGGTGTTTCGCGCGGAGGGAGAATACGCGGCAATCAATCGCGCCTGGCAACAGGACCGCGCAAAATTCGACGCGTGCGAAGCGCCTACCCTTGGCGCCCTGCGCGAGTTGTTGGGCGAATGCCGCTTTGACGTTCCCGAGGAATTGCCGCCTGCACTTGCGTGTCTGGTCGGGTACTTCGGGTATGAAACCATCGGCCTGGTGGAGAAGCTTCCGCAGGCCAAATCCGCGCCTCTCGAAGTGCCCGATATGCTTTTCGTGAGGCCGACGCTCATCCTCATCTTCGACAATTTGTCGGACCAGCTGTTCTGCATCGCACCGTTGTGGCCCGGTAAGGCCGACCACGATGTCCTTCTCTCCCGTGCGGCAGATAGGATCGACACGGCTCTTGCACGATTGGGCGGTGCCACCGCACCAGCCCGCACTGATCCGGGTTCACTTCCCGACATCGAGCCGCAGCCCACGATGGCAGCACACGACTACGAAGCGATGGTAGTGCGCGCGAAGGAATACATCGCGGCAGGCGATATCTTCCAGGTCGTCCTTTCCCAGCGTTTCACGGCGCCCTTCCCGCTCCCTCCGATCGCGCTCTATCGCTCGCTTCGGCGCGTGAACCCGTCGCCGTTTCTGTATTTCCTCGATATGCCGGGATTCGCCATCGTCGGGTCCAGTCCGGAAATCCTCGTCCGCGTCCGCGATGACGAGGTCACAATCCGGCCCATCGCAGGCACGCGGCCACGAGGCGCAACCCCCGCGCTCGATCGCGAAGCGGAAGCCTCGCTCCTCGCCGACCCCAAGGAATTGGCCGAGCATCTCATGCTGCTCGACCTGGGTCGCAACGACGTCGGACGCGTGGCGGAGAGCGGTACGGTCACGGTCACGGATAGCTACACGGTCGAACGCTACAGCCACGTCATGCACATCGTCAGCAACGTCACCGGCAAGCTCGACAGCAGGTTCGACGCGCTCGATGCCATGTTTGCAGGATTCCCCGCCGGTACAGTCAGCGGTGCACCCAAGGTGCGAGCCTGCGAAATCATTGCGGAACTGGAACCGGCCAAACGAGGTGCATACGCCGGCGGTGTAGGATATTTCGCGCCCGACGGCACGCTGGACAGTTGCATTGTTCTGAGGACCGCAGTTGTCCAGGACGGTACGATGCACGTCCAGGCAGGCGCAGGGATCGTCGCCGACAGCAATCCGAGCTATGAACAACGAGAATGCGAAGCCAAGGCAGGTGCGCTATTTGCAGCAGCGCGCGATGCCATCCGCCTCGCCAAGGAACCCGGTTACGGTCAATGA
- a CDS encoding peptidylprolyl isomerase, translated as MLTFFRNFFKTKVGLAIALAFLGLIGFAFASMDVSSTGAFGGVAGGDRVAVVGGEKISTSALNDAAGEALRRVRQENPDATIQTLLSGDGLDNVLDGLIDRFVLIAWGEENGLRAGRNLVNSEIRQIPGARGPSGNFEESAYQAFLNAQSITDSQLRQQVRTSLFFRQAVIPATYGTIVPDSIAETYARTFKERRRGSVAVIPAAAFAPTGNPTDAQLQDFYSKNGQRFVRPERRTLRYASFGADALGDTIEPTDGQIQEYFRENAEAYAARETRSFTQLIVATRQGAEAIAERVRGGQSFAAAASAAGFRTAQLEDQERATVREQASAAVADAYFAASEGGLTAPARSPLGWHIARVDDVTQVVAKSVASVRGEIADVLRERNRQRGIAELATTIEDRLADGASLTAVAEELDLEIQSTQPLTASGFVYGTEQRAPDALQPTLDFAFQIEEGEPEIAALPDGQNFIVYEVATITPSATAPLAQIRENVIAEWRRVRGNEGARAAAERVLKRVEGGATLSAALAAEEVTLPNPDTLNITREEVAQMRNANVPAPVALFFSMAEGTSKKLEGSQDQGWYIVSLDDISLGELEENDPLVTQAKSQISQGWSAELSEQIITAMRAEVGVERNPDAITAVRRQLLGETN; from the coding sequence ATGCTCACTTTTTTCCGGAATTTCTTTAAGACGAAGGTCGGCCTAGCCATCGCCCTCGCCTTTCTCGGCCTGATCGGCTTCGCCTTCGCCAGCATGGACGTGTCCAGCACGGGCGCGTTCGGTGGCGTTGCCGGGGGTGATCGCGTCGCCGTTGTCGGCGGCGAAAAGATTTCGACCTCGGCACTCAATGACGCCGCAGGCGAAGCGTTGCGCCGTGTCCGGCAGGAAAATCCGGATGCGACCATCCAGACCCTGCTTTCCGGCGACGGACTCGATAACGTCCTCGACGGGCTGATCGATCGCTTCGTGCTTATCGCCTGGGGCGAAGAGAACGGCCTGCGTGCGGGTCGCAATCTCGTGAACAGCGAGATCAGACAGATTCCCGGCGCTCGCGGCCCGAGCGGCAATTTCGAGGAAAGCGCCTACCAGGCATTCCTCAATGCGCAGAGCATCACCGATTCCCAGCTGCGCCAGCAGGTCCGCACATCCTTGTTCTTTCGCCAGGCGGTCATTCCGGCAACCTATGGGACCATCGTCCCCGATTCCATCGCCGAAACCTATGCGCGCACCTTCAAGGAGCGTCGTCGCGGTTCGGTAGCCGTGATCCCGGCCGCCGCATTTGCGCCGACCGGCAATCCCACCGACGCCCAGCTGCAGGACTTCTACTCCAAGAACGGGCAGCGCTTCGTACGGCCCGAACGCCGCACCTTGCGCTACGCCAGCTTCGGAGCAGACGCTCTCGGCGACACGATCGAACCGACTGATGGTCAGATCCAGGAATATTTCCGCGAGAATGCGGAAGCCTACGCTGCACGCGAAACGCGCAGCTTCACCCAGCTGATCGTTGCCACGCGTCAGGGCGCCGAGGCAATCGCCGAACGCGTCCGCGGCGGACAGAGCTTTGCAGCTGCCGCATCGGCCGCAGGTTTCCGCACCGCGCAGCTGGAAGACCAGGAGCGCGCCACGGTACGTGAGCAGGCGAGTGCTGCTGTTGCGGATGCCTATTTCGCCGCATCCGAAGGCGGCCTTACCGCCCCTGCCCGCAGCCCGCTTGGCTGGCACATCGCGCGTGTCGATGACGTGACCCAGGTAGTAGCCAAGAGCGTCGCAAGCGTCCGCGGCGAGATTGCCGACGTCTTGCGCGAACGCAATCGCCAGCGCGGTATTGCCGAACTCGCGACGACGATCGAAGATCGCCTGGCCGACGGTGCATCACTGACTGCCGTTGCCGAAGAACTGGATCTCGAAATCCAGTCGACGCAGCCGCTGACCGCGTCAGGCTTTGTCTATGGAACCGAGCAGCGCGCGCCGGATGCATTGCAGCCCACGCTCGATTTTGCCTTCCAGATCGAGGAAGGCGAGCCTGAAATCGCGGCCCTGCCCGACGGCCAGAACTTCATCGTCTACGAAGTTGCGACGATCACGCCTTCCGCGACTGCCCCGCTTGCCCAAATCCGCGAGAACGTGATTGCCGAATGGCGCCGCGTGCGGGGCAACGAAGGCGCCCGTGCAGCTGCCGAGCGTGTTCTGAAACGCGTCGAAGGTGGGGCCACACTTTCGGCCGCACTTGCCGCCGAAGAAGTGACGCTGCCCAACCCGGACACCCTCAACATCACCCGCGAGGAAGTTGCGCAGATGCGCAACGCGAATGTCCCGGCACCCGTCGCATTGTTCTTCTCCATGGCAGAGGGCACTTCCAAGAAGCTGGAAGGCAGCCAGGACCAGGGCTGGTACATCGTTTCCCTCGATGACATTTCGCTGGGCGAGCTCGAGGAAAACGATCCGCTGGTCACCCAGGCGAAATCCCAGATTTCGCAAGGTTGGTCGGCCGAACTGTCGGAGCAGATTATCACCGCCATGCGCGCTGAAGTGGGTGTCGAACGCAATCCCGATGCAATCACGGCCGTGCGCCGTCAGTTGCTCGGCGAAACGAACTGA
- the tpiA gene encoding triose-phosphate isomerase codes for MAERPYIVGNWKMNGTRAMLSEARAIDRAAQRYMKAEVAVAPPYTLIHAVHREAEQIGVGAQDCHPGAEGAHTGDISATMLSDAGAKFVILGHSERRGAHGESNELINAKIESALEAGLRIILCCGESLELRDSGKAEEFVLGQLRASLPKIDDAADRVTVAYEPIWAIGTGRTATTDDIESMHAAIRKLLDETYGAEQSAEVRILYGGSVNPDNAREILATPEVGGALVGGASLSAESFLGIVVAASEAEDA; via the coding sequence ATGGCCGAACGGCCCTATATTGTTGGTAATTGGAAAATGAACGGGACGCGCGCGATGCTCAGCGAAGCGCGCGCCATCGACCGTGCCGCTCAGCGTTACATGAAAGCTGAAGTGGCCGTTGCCCCGCCTTATACATTGATCCACGCCGTGCACCGCGAGGCGGAGCAGATCGGCGTAGGCGCACAGGATTGCCATCCCGGCGCCGAAGGTGCGCACACCGGTGATATCTCCGCCACCATGCTGTCCGACGCTGGCGCCAAGTTCGTCATCCTCGGCCATAGCGAGCGTCGCGGTGCCCACGGCGAATCGAACGAACTGATCAATGCCAAGATCGAGAGCGCTCTTGAGGCCGGCCTGCGCATCATCCTTTGCTGCGGAGAAAGCCTGGAGCTGCGCGATTCGGGTAAGGCCGAGGAGTTTGTCCTTGGGCAGTTGCGCGCAAGTCTTCCCAAGATCGACGATGCCGCAGACCGCGTGACCGTTGCTTATGAACCTATCTGGGCGATTGGCACCGGTCGCACGGCCACGACCGACGACATCGAGTCGATGCACGCGGCAATCCGAAAGCTTCTCGACGAGACTTATGGCGCAGAGCAGTCGGCAGAGGTCCGCATCCTCTATGGCGGCTCGGTCAATCCGGACAACGCTCGCGAAATCCTGGCGACTCCCGAAGTTGGCGGTGCCTTGGTAGGCGGTGCCAGCCTTTCGGCGGAAAGCTTCCTCGGGATCGTCGTCGCTGCATCCGAAGCAGAAGACGCCTAG
- the secG gene encoding preprotein translocase subunit SecG, whose amino-acid sequence MFLFLTVVQAIVAAALVGVILMQRSEGGGLGIGGSPSGMLSARGAADFLTRSTKWLAVAFVVLSIALAAMAVEGVGVDGVESTLDRSVTPAETVDPLGGPGAAPAPDAAPAEPVDPLAD is encoded by the coding sequence ATGTTTCTCTTCCTCACCGTCGTTCAGGCGATTGTCGCGGCAGCGCTCGTTGGCGTCATCCTCATGCAGCGCAGCGAAGGCGGTGGCCTGGGTATTGGTGGTAGTCCGTCCGGAATGCTCAGCGCTCGCGGTGCAGCGGACTTCCTGACCCGCTCGACCAAGTGGCTGGCGGTGGCTTTCGTCGTGCTATCGATCGCACTCGCCGCGATGGCCGTTGAGGGCGTCGGCGTGGACGGCGTGGAGTCGACTCTCGATCGCTCGGTTACCCCGGCAGAAACCGTCGATCCGCTGGGTGGACCGGGCGCCGCTCCTGCACCGGATGCTGCACCTGCAGAGCCGGTCGACCCGCTGGCCGACTAA